The segment caaatctcGTTCCCGTTGCCTTACATCAAGCTTTAGTATCGTCTGATGCACGCAAAAATGAGATTGTTAATGCCGAAATAATGAAGTTGCGCGAACAAACTCAAACCTTGAATGCAATTCTGTCAAGTTTGAACCTTCCCGCAGCAATTGAGGATACAGCAAAGGGAACATCTGTTCCTCCATCCTTGCTTGAAAAAGCAAATACTTTGAGATCTAAAGGAGGAATCGAGTCGATCAAAAGTCTCATTGACGAATTACCGGATTCTCTCAAACGCAATCGAGAAATTCTCGATGAAGCAGAGCGATTGTTAAATGAAGAACGCGATTCGGATAATCAGTTGCGAGCACAATTCAAGGAGAAATGGACTCGTACGCCATCGGATAAATTGACGGAGATGTTTAGGACAAACGTGACAAAATATcgtgaaattattaataatgccGTAACAGCGGATCGTGTTGTTCGCGAAAAGTTCGATAATAATGCGTATGGCATGGAATTGATGTCGAAATCAGCTGCCGAACTGCAAGAAGCAATTCCTCAAGCTGCTGGAGAACGAGCAACATTGAGTCCAAGTGTTCAACGTCTCAGGGAGCTTATGCAAAAGGTtcgttttatgaaattattctttgtttttgaaatttttatttttaaaattttcatttttcaaaatttgaaaaaaaaaaatatctcttcgtaaaacgccttctcatgaaacttaccctgaacaatgtttttcatcaaaaaaaaattttttgttaaactttgttcatttttttttaattttaatttttttcacaggttGAACAAATCAAATCTGATCGTGACGCATTAGAAACAGAGCTAAAATCAGCAACTTTGGATATCAAGAGTAAATTTATGGAAGCTTTAGCTGCTGATGGAGCAATTGACGAAGCAGCAATTTCCGTCTCTGAAATTGGAAAAGCTTTAGCTCCGTATCAACGTCGCGTTCAACAATCTTTGCAAGAGCAAGAACAAGTTGTTGCCGAAATTCAAGAGCAACATGCTTCATTTTCACGTGAAAGCGGCGCCGGAACAAATTCTCGTGATGCTCTTTTAAAACAACTTGCTGCCGCTTATGATGTCTTTACTGAATTGCAAAATAACCTAAAAGAAGGCACAAAATTCTACAATGACCTCACAGAATTACTCGtaattttccaaaacaaaatttccgaTTTTTGTTTCGCACGAAAAACCGAAAAGGAAGAACTTTTGAAAGATTTGACATCAGCAAGTAGTCGATCTGCGCCTCCTGCGACACCGTCCATTCCTCAACATCATACAGATTCGTCGAATAACTTTGCAGCAACTTCAGCAAATCCCGCAAGCGCTCCATCTGCTCCCGGAAATGTCCCGTATCCAAcacaaattcaaaatatgccgATCCCGTATGGAGCAACAGCTCAAACTCCGTATCCGACATATATGCCGCCGCCAATGCCGCAATGTTTCAATCCATATGCAACGTTACCATATCCAGGCGCTTATCAATTCCCTCAAGGACCTCCGCAAACGGGATACGGAACATGGCCCGGACCTCAAGGAAATTATCAAGGATATCCTCATCAACCGcctcaataatttattaaaatttttaatttttcaaaaagtgtcATTACTCGAATGATGAGTCTAAACTACACACTTCCTTACTGTTATCGATggttttttgctaaaaatcaatttttttcgttattttatccaatctttattattattatgaatatcagtgaattaacaaaaaaaaatattcttgaagcatttttgagcaaataaatttaataaatgtacTCAATTTTGTCT is part of the Culicoides brevitarsis isolate CSIRO-B50_1 chromosome 3, AGI_CSIRO_Cbre_v1, whole genome shotgun sequence genome and harbors:
- the LOC134834243 gene encoding programmed cell death 6-interacting protein; amino-acid sequence: MIGDLLVVPVKKPYEVDIVKPLKNLIQSSYSSSGDAGEYNEAAAEFGKLRNGAVFKVYEKYESSLPVVYNYYDQLCALETKIPVQELQVPFKYKDAFDKGTIFGGRMSLTISSLAYEKVCLLFNIAALQSAVAGSQGFDSDDGLKAAAKLFQQSAGIFAHLKSTAPAAIPQEPTPDLNPDCLQVLSSLMVAQAQEAFILKAIRDNVKELLVAKLCCQCEEMYADVLKLMQKESLRTLWDKEWITTVAGKQAGFHGLTMLYQSLVNRANKQVGQEISRLQKAVELFNAAKSRSGKPTFFEEYANKAQRHLTEARKDNDFIYNEQIPDINTLEGPGKMPLAKAQPLSPPLNKDFKDIFANLVPVALHQALVSSDARKNEIVNAEIMKLREQTQTLNAILSSLNLPAAIEDTAKGTSVPPSLLEKANTLRSKGGIESIKSLIDELPDSLKRNREILDEAERLLNEERDSDNQLRAQFKEKWTRTPSDKLTEMFRTNVTKYREIINNAVTADRVVREKFDNNAYGMELMSKSAAELQEAIPQAAGERATLSPSVQRLRELMQKVEQIKSDRDALETELKSATLDIKSKFMEALAADGAIDEAAISVSEIGKALAPYQRRVQQSLQEQEQVVAEIQEQHASFSRESGAGTNSRDALLKQLAAAYDVFTELQNNLKEGTKFYNDLTELLVIFQNKISDFCFARKTEKEELLKDLTSASSRSAPPATPSIPQHHTDSSNNFAATSANPASAPSAPGNVPYPTQIQNMPIPYGATAQTPYPTYMPPPMPQCFNPYATLPYPGAYQFPQGPPQTGYGTWPGPQGNYQGYPHQPPQ